From Hydra vulgaris chromosome 07, alternate assembly HydraT2T_AEP, a single genomic window includes:
- the LOC136082300 gene encoding uncharacterized protein LOC136082300 isoform X2: MSEGKFQKRVLYLLTDIRNELQNQNRVTEPASNSEFISQIKFISTDMELTEADKALNDEKVRSLWVNQLQLIGGTSLKDRIHKIMLRIFSNNFMASMNMKGKDGKICIKNTNLYGVVKGISL; encoded by the exons ATGTCTGAAGGCA agTTTCAAAAGAGAGTGTTGTATCTACTTACCGATATAAGAAATGAGTTGCAAAATCAAAACAGAGTGACTGAGCCTGCTTCTAACAGTGAATTTATAAgccaaataaagtttatttcaacAGATATGGAGTTAACTGAAGCGGATAAAGCATTAAATGATGAAAAAGTGCGCTCATTGTGG GTAAATCAGCTACAATTAATTGGTGGAACATCTTTAAAAGATAGAATACACAAAATTATGCTGAG aatattttcaaacaattttatggcctccatgaatatgaagggcaaagatggaaaaatatgtattaagaatactaatttatatggtgttGTTAAAGGTATATCTTTATAA
- the LOC136082300 gene encoding uncharacterized protein LOC136082300 isoform X1 produces the protein MHLTSSCSLIKSIAHDEVKKSGNKLKKLDNVDKFPMSEGKFQKRVLYLLTDIRNELQNQNRVTEPASNSEFISQIKFISTDMELTEADKALNDEKVRSLWVNQLQLIGGTSLKDRIHKIMLRIFSNNFMASMNMKGKDGKICIKNTNLYGVVKGISL, from the exons ATGCACCTGACCTCCAGTTGTTCATTGATCAAATCTAtag CACATGATGAAGTAAAGAAAAGTGGaaataaactaaagaaattaGATAACGTTGATAAGTTTCCAATGTCTGAAGGCA agTTTCAAAAGAGAGTGTTGTATCTACTTACCGATATAAGAAATGAGTTGCAAAATCAAAACAGAGTGACTGAGCCTGCTTCTAACAGTGAATTTATAAgccaaataaagtttatttcaacAGATATGGAGTTAACTGAAGCGGATAAAGCATTAAATGATGAAAAAGTGCGCTCATTGTGG GTAAATCAGCTACAATTAATTGGTGGAACATCTTTAAAAGATAGAATACACAAAATTATGCTGAG aatattttcaaacaattttatggcctccatgaatatgaagggcaaagatggaaaaatatgtattaagaatactaatttatatggtgttGTTAAAGGTATATCTTTATAA